The following are from one region of the Paenibacillus sp. KS-LC4 genome:
- a CDS encoding ABC transporter permease — protein sequence MPSLPIAMQLIRRTMGTRRGFFLNVLLPAIALSVIAGLFSSLQFGKEVIIISNADRGAMGAYVLDTVNQDSLYEVKIQPDWADKQVREAVAAGDADAAIFIPADFTERLLAGEQPQPVLYRWTEQLWNASLLSSLEAQASSLAAAAELLQAAGGGGVLDAGKLSELLEQQQARPAVALEHTPMKLGVVAANPIMIGVILLFLMLLVSQSVGFIMEDREIRTMARMYTAPLRALDIALGNYLGSILVGTIQLVLVLSLTYYVFGYSPGVSFGAMLLVLEAFMLAAIGVMTAVAGLVRNAHQLSQINLLIVTPTSMISGCFFPLSMMPEFMQKLANFMPQKWALQAIDKLSTGAGLSEIAQPMLILMLFAVVLLIFGGAVLRPSQR from the coding sequence ATGCCTAGCCTGCCAATTGCGATGCAGCTCATTCGTCGAACGATGGGAACACGCCGGGGCTTTTTTCTTAATGTACTGCTTCCTGCAATCGCCTTGTCTGTTATTGCTGGCTTGTTCAGCAGCCTGCAATTCGGTAAAGAAGTCATTATAATCAGCAATGCAGATCGAGGAGCTATGGGCGCTTATGTGCTGGATACTGTAAATCAGGACTCGCTTTATGAGGTGAAAATACAGCCGGATTGGGCAGATAAGCAGGTCAGGGAGGCTGTTGCAGCTGGTGATGCGGATGCAGCGATTTTTATTCCAGCCGATTTTACGGAGCGCTTGCTTGCTGGCGAGCAGCCGCAGCCGGTGCTGTACCGCTGGACGGAGCAGCTGTGGAATGCCTCGCTGCTATCGTCCCTAGAGGCTCAGGCAAGCAGCCTAGCCGCTGCCGCTGAATTGCTGCAAGCGGCTGGTGGAGGGGGTGTTCTCGATGCCGGGAAGCTTAGCGAGCTGCTGGAGCAGCAGCAGGCAAGGCCTGCGGTTGCCTTGGAGCATACGCCGATGAAGCTAGGGGTAGTTGCTGCCAATCCGATTATGATTGGAGTGATTTTGCTTTTTCTCATGCTGCTGGTCAGCCAGTCTGTCGGCTTTATTATGGAGGATCGGGAAATAAGGACGATGGCCCGCATGTATACAGCGCCGCTTCGTGCCCTTGATATTGCTTTGGGCAATTACTTGGGCAGCATATTGGTGGGCACCATTCAGCTTGTGCTTGTGCTCTCGCTTACTTATTATGTGTTTGGATATTCGCCGGGCGTTTCCTTTGGTGCGATGCTGTTGGTCTTGGAAGCCTTCATGCTGGCCGCCATTGGCGTGATGACAGCTGTTGCAGGGCTTGTGCGAAATGCCCACCAGCTCAGCCAAATCAATTTGCTCATCGTTACGCCGACCTCGATGATCAGCGGTTGTTTTTTTCCGCTATCCATGATGCCGGAGTTTATGCAGAAGCTGGCCAATTTTATGCCGCAAAAATGGGCGCTGCAAGCGATTGACAAGCTCAGTACAGGAGCGGGACTCAGCGAAATTGCACAGCCTATGCTTATTTTAATGCTGTTCGCTGTTGTCCTGCTGATTTTCGGCGGAGCCGTGCTGCGTCCGAGTCAGAGATAA
- a CDS encoding RNA polymerase sigma factor, with translation MTERELFEQYNRDVYKTCYYMLRNAADAEDICQEVFVTAFRKEWRQVDQLKAWLLRLTVNSCLNAIRRAKNGRLKESLSGWLMRRHPETVEQVVEKREAHQEYSMLVEQLPLKFRTVIALRYMQEQTLPEIADILGIPVGTVKSRLHKGLKLMKQALEAKDGKYEQGGMHYETIRERNDSALEKS, from the coding sequence ATGACGGAAAGAGAGCTGTTCGAGCAATATAATAGGGACGTGTATAAAACGTGCTACTACATGCTCCGAAATGCAGCGGATGCGGAAGATATATGTCAGGAAGTGTTTGTGACGGCCTTCCGCAAGGAATGGCGGCAGGTTGATCAGCTTAAAGCATGGCTGCTGCGTTTGACAGTTAATTCCTGTCTAAATGCAATCCGCCGCGCCAAAAACGGGCGGCTGAAAGAAAGCTTAAGCGGCTGGCTGATGCGCAGACACCCGGAAACGGTGGAGCAGGTGGTCGAGAAGCGGGAAGCGCATCAAGAATACAGCATGCTCGTGGAGCAGCTGCCGCTAAAATTTCGCACAGTAATAGCGCTGCGCTATATGCAGGAGCAAACACTGCCAGAAATAGCGGACATTCTAGGTATTCCAGTAGGTACGGTGAAGTCGCGGCTGCACAAAGGGTTAAAGCTGATGAAGCAGGCGCTGGAGGCCAAGGATGGAAAATATGAACAAGGAGGCATGCATTATGAAACTATTAGAGAACGAAATGATTCAGCGCTTGAAAAAAGCTGA
- a CDS encoding DUF4179 domain-containing protein, whose translation MKLLENEMIQRLKKAEPPAYPDFEAMWQRIEHIGKEDAFSGGEAVGTAGFQVSRASSQQGSDTEASGREAEAVHLLKKPRSLKRGLVIAAAIALVAATPVFAYQLDWAHLLNGRSGIQSALAQGMGQKIEKSSVQDGATFTIHTAVVDDNRTVLLYSLAPAGGEAGYLSFSDMRLMDSKGKAIEGNYSMRGWDEASHSYRGYFETEWTPEQVVEQVDFSASGASFISNAVIPIELDLTSDDIQRFNLDQDGIGKLEVQLFKQNGDEVLLSSALTFTDKTVEGYAFPELTIESGNSRVKTSRSGTFGKPGPNGEYTMLQYFKQSDLTSSHLTFSLSYAREEGRIDGGWSIPLELDKQQMLSGTIKHDVQVPIDLQQHSFKIDQIVITPTQIRLTTSHEQKYMQYPFQNYKLDVGGTLLEGYLWRGNEPYNNAIRFERPQGLVISEQTPITLIQSYEVTEHTDKDAVIHLSNIKEEKQYMTTEVGGYPVKWTYYRKGSDVFLQNESDDKTFGGVNQTFRGKGRDRVPSEILTANFSGDGINSSTEVYRNYEGDSLDLSIYYYTTDAPDKELRTPLLP comes from the coding sequence ATGAAACTATTAGAGAACGAAATGATTCAGCGCTTGAAAAAAGCTGAACCGCCAGCCTATCCTGATTTTGAGGCGATGTGGCAGCGGATTGAGCATATAGGTAAGGAGGATGCTTTCAGCGGAGGGGAGGCGGTCGGGACAGCGGGTTTTCAAGTTAGCAGAGCAAGCTCGCAGCAGGGCAGCGATACGGAAGCGTCGGGGCGCGAAGCGGAAGCGGTGCACCTGTTGAAGAAGCCGCGCAGCCTAAAGCGTGGTCTAGTGATTGCGGCGGCAATTGCTTTAGTCGCGGCGACTCCTGTTTTTGCCTATCAATTAGATTGGGCTCATCTGTTGAATGGCAGAAGCGGTATTCAATCGGCTCTTGCTCAAGGCATGGGACAAAAAATCGAGAAGTCGTCCGTTCAGGACGGCGCGACCTTTACCATTCATACGGCAGTTGTTGATGACAACCGTACGGTTCTTCTTTACAGTCTCGCTCCAGCGGGCGGAGAGGCCGGTTATTTATCCTTTTCAGATATGCGATTGATGGATTCAAAGGGGAAAGCGATTGAAGGCAACTATTCGATGAGAGGCTGGGATGAGGCAAGCCATTCATATCGTGGTTATTTCGAGACGGAATGGACGCCGGAGCAGGTTGTGGAGCAGGTGGATTTTTCAGCGTCGGGGGCAAGCTTTATTTCGAACGCCGTCATCCCAATAGAGCTCGACCTGACTAGCGATGACATACAACGCTTTAATTTGGATCAGGATGGAATCGGCAAGCTGGAGGTTCAGCTTTTCAAGCAAAATGGGGATGAGGTTTTGCTTTCCTCCGCGCTCACCTTTACAGATAAAACAGTAGAGGGCTATGCGTTCCCTGAGTTAACAATCGAAAGCGGGAACAGTCGTGTTAAAACAAGCCGCAGCGGTACATTTGGGAAGCCGGGGCCTAATGGTGAATATACGATGCTGCAATATTTTAAGCAGAGTGATTTGACGAGCAGTCATTTAACCTTCAGCCTTAGCTATGCCCGTGAAGAAGGACGAATTGACGGAGGGTGGAGCATACCGCTTGAGCTAGACAAGCAGCAGATGCTTTCTGGCACGATTAAACATGACGTTCAGGTGCCGATTGATTTGCAGCAACATAGCTTTAAAATTGATCAGATTGTCATTACGCCAACCCAAATCAGGCTTACAACAAGCCATGAGCAAAAATATATGCAGTACCCCTTCCAAAATTATAAGCTAGATGTTGGAGGAACATTGTTAGAAGGTTACCTTTGGAGAGGCAATGAGCCTTATAATAATGCTATACGGTTTGAGCGTCCGCAGGGACTTGTCATTTCGGAGCAGACCCCGATTACGCTCATTCAAAGCTATGAGGTAACAGAGCATACGGATAAGGATGCAGTCATTCACTTGAGCAATATAAAGGAAGAAAAGCAGTACATGACGACGGAAGTGGGCGGCTATCCAGTTAAGTGGACCTATTACCGTAAGGGCTCAGATGTATTCCTGCAAAACGAAAGCGACGACAAAACGTTCGGCGGCGTCAACCAGACGTTCCGCGGAAAAGGGAGAGACAGAGTGCCTAGTGAAATACTAACCGCTAATTTCTCCGGCGACGGCATTAACAGCTCGACAGAGGTTTATCGGAACTACGAGGGAGACAGCCTTGATCTGTCCATCTATTATTACACGACGGATGCACCGGATAAGGAGCTGCGCACACCGCTGCTGCCATAA
- the gndA gene encoding NADP-dependent phosphogluconate dehydrogenase — protein sequence MSKQQIGVIGLAVMGKNLALNIESRGFTVSVFNRSREKTDDLIQEAAGKNLVATYTVEEFVQSLEVPRKILIMVQAGAGTDATIDSLLPHLDKGDIIIDGGNAYFPDTQRRSKALEDKGIRFIGTGVSGGEEGALKGPSIMPGGQESAYKLVEPILTAISAKVGDDACCTYIGPDGAGHYVKMVHNGIEYGDMQLICEAYDLLKNVLDVSVEELHSIFSEWNKGELDSYLIEITTDIFSKYDEETGKPMVDVILDSAGQKGTGKWTSQSSLDLGVPLSIITESVFTRFLSAMKEERVAASKVLSGPAKQPFQGDRAAFIESVRKALFASKICSYAQGFAQMRAASDEYNWNLQYGEIAKIFRGGCIIRARFLQNITDAYNRDADLRNLLLDPYFKEIVESYQGAWREVVSAAVANGTPVPAFASALAYFDSYRTERLPANLLQAQRDYFGAHTFKRLDKEGTFHYNWIQS from the coding sequence ATGTCTAAACAGCAAATCGGTGTAATTGGCTTGGCAGTCATGGGCAAAAACCTAGCCCTTAATATTGAAAGCAGAGGTTTTACGGTGTCGGTATTTAACCGCTCCCGCGAGAAAACGGACGACCTGATTCAGGAAGCAGCAGGCAAAAACCTCGTTGCAACTTATACGGTTGAGGAGTTCGTGCAATCGCTTGAAGTACCGCGCAAAATTCTGATCATGGTACAAGCAGGCGCGGGTACTGATGCTACAATTGACTCCCTGTTGCCGCATCTGGACAAAGGCGACATCATTATTGACGGCGGCAACGCTTATTTCCCTGACACACAGCGCCGTTCCAAAGCGCTTGAAGATAAAGGCATCCGCTTCATCGGCACGGGCGTATCCGGCGGCGAAGAGGGCGCACTGAAGGGCCCTTCCATCATGCCAGGCGGACAAGAGTCGGCTTACAAGCTGGTTGAGCCAATCCTTACAGCTATTTCGGCAAAAGTCGGCGACGACGCTTGCTGCACATACATCGGACCAGACGGCGCAGGCCACTATGTAAAAATGGTGCACAACGGCATCGAGTATGGCGATATGCAGCTGATCTGCGAAGCTTACGACTTGCTCAAAAACGTGCTTGACGTTAGCGTTGAAGAGCTGCACAGCATTTTCAGCGAGTGGAACAAAGGCGAGCTGGACAGCTACCTGATTGAAATTACAACGGACATCTTCTCGAAATACGATGAAGAAACAGGCAAGCCAATGGTAGATGTAATTTTGGACTCCGCTGGTCAAAAAGGTACTGGCAAATGGACAAGCCAAAGCTCGCTTGATTTGGGCGTTCCGCTTTCCATCATTACAGAATCCGTATTTACCCGCTTCCTGTCCGCAATGAAGGAAGAGCGCGTTGCAGCGAGCAAAGTGCTCAGCGGTCCTGCAAAACAACCATTCCAAGGCGACAGAGCGGCATTCATTGAATCCGTACGCAAAGCTTTGTTTGCAAGTAAAATTTGCTCTTATGCGCAAGGTTTTGCTCAAATGCGTGCAGCTTCCGATGAATATAACTGGAACCTGCAATACGGCGAAATCGCGAAAATCTTCCGCGGCGGCTGTATTATCCGTGCTCGCTTCCTGCAAAACATTACAGATGCTTACAACCGTGATGCGGATCTGCGCAACCTGCTGCTTGATCCTTACTTCAAGGAAATCGTTGAATCGTACCAAGGCGCATGGCGTGAAGTGGTATCTGCCGCTGTTGCTAACGGTACGCCAGTTCCTGCATTCGCAAGTGCACTTGCTTACTTCGACAGCTACCGTACAGAGCGTCTTCCAGCGAATCTGCTGCAAGCACAACGCGATTACTTCGGCGCGCATACGTTCAAGCGTCTGGACAAAGAAGGTACTTTCCACTACAACTGGATTCAATCCTAA
- a CDS encoding shikimate kinase: MNQEAGRHGKIVLVGFMGTGKSTVSRLLAEQLGYARFDTDEEIERSQGKRVAELFAEIGEAGFRDLESSMIQELLSREEPAIIATGGGAVLREANRDAMLSGSLVVALKASAEQIIARVQSDSSRPLLQGDVAANVNRIMEQRRHAYDFAHLVLDTTSLNVHAVCATILQTRETK, from the coding sequence ATGAATCAGGAGGCAGGCCGCCACGGCAAAATTGTGCTGGTAGGCTTTATGGGAACAGGGAAATCGACCGTCAGCCGCCTGCTGGCCGAGCAGCTCGGTTATGCAAGATTCGATACCGATGAGGAAATCGAACGCTCGCAGGGCAAGCGGGTCGCGGAGCTGTTTGCGGAAATCGGAGAAGCAGGCTTTCGTGATTTGGAGAGCAGCATGATTCAAGAGCTGCTAAGCCGCGAGGAGCCAGCTATCATTGCGACAGGTGGAGGCGCTGTTTTGCGTGAAGCCAATCGTGATGCAATGCTGAGCGGGAGTCTCGTTGTCGCGCTCAAGGCTAGCGCCGAGCAGATTATTGCGAGGGTGCAGTCCGATTCGTCTAGGCCGCTGCTGCAAGGCGACGTTGCCGCGAATGTGAATCGGATTATGGAGCAGCGCAGGCACGCTTACGATTTTGCGCATCTTGTGCTGGATACGACATCGCTCAATGTGCATGCTGTATGCGCAACTATATTACAAACAAGGGAGACAAAATAA